The Monodelphis domestica isolate mMonDom1 chromosome 7, mMonDom1.pri, whole genome shotgun sequence genome window below encodes:
- the LOC130455432 gene encoding uncharacterized protein LOC130455432 has translation MLPLADTLELIICALLILLSVVGNVCLFFSTRRCIRGPLKPSFLLIFSLALVHLLKNLVVNIMKIVFSSGGLLDSVSCKILRFTETLTTELSVWFVLHFAVLHHRELYQIVYPSSETPNLSHQKGHLKAVPILWITGLGVCIPILVCTEKLPPVRTANSTGLLYAQSLNLACKIDFGNQQVEYYYEKIFLVLVDLLPLTVLIFLCCWIAFLLWEQKKQTYGNIWIGEDAAETEIFRGAKVSILLTLLITSLWISHFVLIGFLKDLESCSFTPALLTALSSGFSTVSPYVLMLVHYKVRLEAFCCRKREGSVIQTTNVLSCPYA, from the coding sequence ATGTTGCCATTGGCAGACACGTTGGAGCTCATCATTTGTGCCCTTCTCATTTTGCTGAGTGTGGTGGGgaatgtgtgtttatttttttctacaagGAGATGCATCCGTGGGCCTCTGAAGCCATCCTTCCTGCTCATTTTCAGTCTTGCATTAGTTCACCTTCTGaaaaacctggttgtgaatatcATGAAAATCGTTTTTTCCTCTGGTGGCTTGTTGGACTCGGTCAGCTGCAAAATTCTCCGATTCACAGAAACTCTGACCACTGAGCTCTCTGTCTGGTTCGTGTTACATTTTGCCGTGCTTCACCATCGTGAGCTGTACCAAATTGTCTATCCCTCCAGTGAGACTCCAAACCTGAGCCATCAGAAGGGGCATTTAAAGGCAGTTCCCATTCTGTGGATCACTGGATTGGGAGTTTGTATTCCAATTTTAGTCTGCACTGAAAAGCTTCCACCTGTCCGCACAGCAAATAGCACGGGTCTGCTGTATGCCCAAAGCCTTAACCTGGCTTGCAAGATTGACTTTGGAAACCAACAGGTAGAATATTactatgagaaaatatttttagtcCTTGTTGATCTTCTTCCTTTGACtgtcttgatttttctttgttgttggaTTGCTTTCCTGCTCTGGGAGCAAAAGAAGCAGACCTATGGCAACATTTGGATAGGAGAGGATGCTGCAGAGACTGAGATCTTTCGAGGAGCTAAAGTCAGTATTTTGTTGACGTTACTGATTACCTCTCTGTGGATTTCCCACTTTGTTTTGATTGGTTTCTTGAAGGATTTGGAATCCTGTTCCTTTACTCCAGCTTTGCTCACAGCTCTGTCTTCAGGTTTTTCGACTGTTAGTCCCTACGTTCTTATGTTGGTTCATTACAAAGTGAGGCTGGAGGCTTTCTGCTGTCGGAAAAGAGAAGGATCTGTTATTCAGACTACAAATGTTCTTTCCTGTCCATACGCATAA